The Corynebacterium sphenisci DSM 44792 genome includes the window ATCTCGGCCAGGTGCTGCGCACCCCCCGGGAGTGGCTGCTGATCGACTTCGAGGGCGAGCCCTCGCGGCCCTGGGACGAGCGCCGGATCCCGGATCACCGGCTGCGCGACATCGCCGGGATGGTGCGCTCCTTCGACTACGCGGCGCATTTCCCGCTGCTCTCCGGGCGGGAGGACTCCCCGCAGCACCGCTACCGGGTCGCCGAGTGGGCCGGCCGCAACATCGGCGCCTTCCTCGACGGCTACGCCGCCGAGGCCGGCGCCGATCCGCGGGCCGAGGCCGCCCTGCTGGACGCGTTCACCCTGGACAAGGCGATCTACGAATGCCTCTACGAGGCGCAGAACCGCCCGGATTGGCTGGCGCTGCCGCTGGCCGCGGTGCACCGGCTGCTCGACGGGGCCGAGGGGGCCGACCCGGACCCGGCGGCGGACCGGTAGCCGCCGGCGGGGCGCGCGCCACCGCCGCCTATAGTCGGCGGGGTGCAGTACCTCACCCGGATCCTGGGCACCGCGCGGGTGCTCTGGCCCTTCTACCTGGGCATCGTCGTGTGCTCGGTGGGCACCGCGGCCGCGGCCCTGGTCAGCCCCTTCCTGATCCGCGACGCCACGGACGCGATCGTCGGCGCCCTCGGCGCCGGCGGGGACCGCGCCGGCGCCGCGCGCACCGTGGTGGCGCTGGCCCTGGGCCTGCTCGCCGCGGATCTGGTGCAGGCGGTGGTGCAGAACATCGGCGGCTACCTCGGCGACGTGATGGCCGCCCGGATGCGCGAGATCCTGGCCACCCGCTATTTCGCGAAGCTGCTGGCGCTGCCGCAGCGCTATTTCGACGATCAGCGCACCGGCACCATGATCGCCCGGCTGGACCGGTCCATCACCAACGTGATCCAGTTCCTGCAGGCCTTCGCGAACACCTTCTTCCCGATGCTGCTGACCATGGCCGCGGTGCTGGCGATCACCGCCTGGCACTGGTGGCCGCTGGCGGTGCTGCTGGCGGTGGTCTTCCCGGTCTACGTGTGGCTGACCGCGCTGACCTCCCGGCGCTGGCAGCGCCTGGAGCGGGCGAAGAACCACGAGATCGACCACGCGGGGGGCCGCTTCGCCGAGGCGGTGGGCCAGATCCAGGTCGTGCGCTCCTTCGTCGCGGAGCTGCGCGAGCTGCGCGCCTTCGCCGGCCGCTACGCCCGCACGGTGGGGCTCACCCGGGTGCAGTCCCGGTGGTGGCACGGCATGGACGCGACCCGCGGGGCGGCGCTGACCCTGATCTTCTTCGGCATCCACCTGCTGCTGTTCACCCGCACCCTGGGCGGGCACTTCTCCATCGGCACCATGGTGATGCTGATCCAGCTGACCACCATGGCCAAGCACCCGGTGACCATGATGAGCTACGTCATCGACACCGCGCAGCGGGCGGTGGCCGGCTCCCGGGACTACTTCGACGTGATGGTGCTCGACGCCGAACCGGCCGCCGATCCCCGGCTGCGCGCCGCGGCCGCCCGCGACGGCGGCGGCCGCGACGCCGCCGAGGCCGGCGAGGACGCCCCGGCGCCGGGCCGCCGGCTGGAGCCGGTGCCCGGCGCCCCGGTCATCGAGTTCGACGCGGTGGACTTCGCCTACGAGCCGGGCACCCCGGTGCTGCGCGGGGTGAGCTTCACCGCCGAGGCCGACCACCGGGTGGCCCTGGTCGGCGAATCCGGGGGCGGCAAATCCACCATCGTGCAGCTGCTGCTGGGCTTCTACCGGCCCACCGGCGGGCGGCTGCGCATCTGCGGCCGCGACGTCACCGGGCTGCCGATGGCGGATCTGCGGGCCACGGTGGGCGTGGTCTTCCAGGATGCGGCGCTGTTCTCCGGGACCATCCGGGAGAACATCGCCTACGGGCGGCCCGGGGCGGGGGAGGCGGAGATCCGGGCGGCGGCGGAGCGGGCCAACGCGGACGGGTTCATCCGCGCCTTCGCCGAGGGCTACGACACCGTGATCGGCGAGCGGGGGCTGAAGCTCTCCGGCGGGCAGCGGCAGCGGATCGCGATCGCCCGGGCGATCCTCAAGGACGCCCCGGTGCTCATCCTCGACGAGGCGACCTCGGCGCTGGACACCCGCGCCGAACGGGAGGTGCAGCGCGGCCTGGAGGAGCTGATGGCCGGGCGCACCACGATCGTGATCGCGCACCGGCTGTCCACCATCTCCGGGGTGGACCGGGTGGTCACCCTGGACCGGGGCCGGGTGGACGAGGTCGGCTCCCCGGCGGAGCTGGCCGGCACCGGCGGGATCTACGCGGAGCTGCTCCGGCTCACCGCCTCGGCCTCCGCCGAGGATCGGCGCCGGCTGAGCCGCTTCGGGCTGGCCCCCGGCGGGGAGGGCTAGCCGCCGGCGACGGTGACCAGCTCGGAGGCGAGGATGGCGGGGGTGGTGGGGCCCTCGTAGCGGAACAGCGCCAGGTAGTCGGAGAGGGCGAACACCCCGGGGCCGGAGGCGGAGTCGGTGAACCGGTCCGGGCCGGCGGCGGGGGCGGCGGTGCGCTGGGCGCGGGGGGCGGCGATGGCGGTGGTCATGGGGCGCGCTTTCGTCTGCGGCGGCCGGGCTCGGCCGAATCGGGTCGGGGGCGGCGGCGTCCATGCGGCCCGCCGCGCGTCCCGGCCCCGGGTCGATCCCGGGCGGGTGGTGCGCCTCAGCGGGGCGGCATGGACCGTCGACAGCGGCGCATGCCGCGCGGCGATGCGGTGGCGGTCGCGCGCTGCTCGCCCATCGCCGGATCCTCCCTGCCCGTCTCCTGCCGCGGCGGCCGCTCCGCCGCGGGTATGCGTACAGACTAGTCTAGTCGGCAGCGCCCCCGCGAGCACCCGGCGGCGGAGCCCCCTCGCGGCGCCCCCGTCCGGGGGGCGCCGCGGGCGCGGCCCCGGTCAGGGCCGCGGCACGATGTAGCGGCCGGCGGCCGGGGCGATTTCCACGCGCACCGGCAGCGGGGCCATGAAATCGCCGTCCGCGTAGGCGTTCATCGCGTCCTCGCCGCCGAAGAACTCCACCAGCGCGCCGGGGCTGCGGTACTGGGTGACCTCCGGCTGGCGGACGTGCTCGCCCTTGAACACCTTGCCGAACACCGCGGCGGCCTTGAGCCGGCCGGCCTTGCCGATGACGGTGATGTCCAGCTGCCCGTCGGCGTGGTCCGCGGCGGGGCAGATCTTCATCCCGCCGCCGTAGCTGCGGGTGTTGCCGAAGGCGGCCAGGGTGATCCGGTCGTCGATCACGGTGCCGTCGTCGAGGGTGATCCGGAAGGGCAGCGCGTGGAAGTTGAGGAACTCCACCACGATCGCCGCGTTGTACCGGTTGCGGCCATGCGGCCACTTCATGACGTTGACCCGGTCGGAGACCAGGGAGTCGAAACCGGCGCACATGATGGTGCCGAACCACTTGGCCTGGGCCGCATCGGGCTCCCCGTCGGCGCCGATCGGCAGGATCCGGCCCAGGTCGGTGGTGATCGCGAATCCGTCGGCGACCACGTCGGCGGCGGCCTCCGGGTTGTTCCGGGGCAGCCGGTACTCCCGGCCGTGGTCGTTGCCGGTGCCGGCCGGGATGATGCCCAGCGGCACCCCGGTGCCGGCCTGCTCCTGCAACGCCAGGTTGATCATGCCGTCCCCGCCGGCCACCGCCAGGGCGTCGATCCGGCCGTCGTCGAGCACGGTGCGGATGAGCCGGCGGGCGTCCGCCGGCGATTTGCCCTGCAGCGCGACCACGTCCACCCCGCGCTCCGAGAACCGGTCCATCGCCCGCTCCGCGGCGTGCGCGGCCGCGCCGTGGCCCGCCTTCGGATTGGTGACCAGCGCCACAGTCGAGACCTGCACATGCTCGACCGGGTAGTCCTCCAGGTAATTCGACATTAAGGAATTCCTTTCGTGAAAATGGTTCTTCAGATTAAGTCGGATAATGGCGGGGGATCGAGTACCGGGGAACCGTCCGCATATGTATAACATAGTGGACGAAGCGGCCCGCACACTGCGAAAACCGTGAAACTATTCCAGGGTCACCAGGAGGATCCCATGAGTATTCCCAACGGAAATTCCGCGCTCGACCGGGCGCGCCGGGACGCGGAATGGAAGGAGCTCGAGGAGCTGGTCGCCGACGGGGGCCAGGTCGATCTGCTCGTCATCGGCGCCGGGGTCACCGGGGCCGGGATCGCCCTCGACGCGGCCTCCCGCGGCCTGGACGTGGTCCTGGTGGATCGGCAGGACATCGCCTTCGGCACCAGCCGCTGGTCCTCCAAGCTCGCCCACGGCGGGCTGCGCTACCTGGCCAGCGGCAACATCGGCATCGCGCGGCGCAGCGCGAAGGAGCGCGGCATCCTCATGGAGGTCACCGCCCCGCACCTGGTGCACGCGCTGCCCCAGGTGGTGCCGGTGCTCGACGAGTTCACCCTGGCCAACAAGACCCTGCCCCGGGTCGGCTTCGTCGCCGGCGATGCGCTGCGCATCGCCGCGGGCACCGCCGCGTCCACCCTGCCGCGCTCGCGCACCGTCGGCCCGAAGGAGGTCGTCGAACTGGCCCCCACGGTGCGCACCGAGGGCCTGCGCTTCGGCTACGTCAACTACGACGGCCAGCTCGTCGACGACGCCCGCCTGGTCGTCGCCCTGGCCCGCACCGCCGCGGCCTGCGGCGCCCGGGTGCTCACCCACGTCGGCGCGGTCGACGCCACCGGCACCGCGGCCACCCTGGCCGATCGCCTCGGCGAGGGCGGCGAACTGCGGCTGCGCGCCCGCAACGTGGTCAACGCCACCGGGGTGTGGGCCGGCGGCATCGACCCGACGATCCGGGTGCGGCCCTCCCGGGGCACCCACCTGGTCTTCGACGCCGCCCTCTTCGGCAACCCGACCGGGTCGCTGACCGTGCCGGTGCCCGGCGCGCTGAACCGCTTCTGCTTCGTGCTGCCCGCCCCCCTGGGCCGGGTCTACGTCGGCCTCACCGACGAGGACGCGCCGGGGCCGATCCCCGATGAGCCGGAGCCCACCGAGGCCGAGATCGACTTCCTGCTGGAGGTGATCAACCGGGGCCTGGACCGCAAGGTCGGCCGCGCCGACATCCTCGGCGCCTTCGCCGGGCTGCGCCCGCTCATCGACTCCGGGGAGGGCGACACCGCGGACCTCTCCCGGGAGCACGCGATCATCGTCGCCGACAACGGGCTGATCAGCGTCGTCGGCGGCAAGCTCACCGAGTACCGGCTGATGGCCGAGCAGACCGTGGACGCCGCCCTGGCCCGCACCGGCCAGCCCGCCGCGCCCTGCTGGACCGACCGGCTGCCCCTGGTCGGCGCCGAGGGCGAGGCCGAGCCGCTGCCCGGCGCGGCCCCGCGCTGGCTCATCGAGCGCTACGGCGCCGAGGCCGGGGCGGTGGTCGCCGCCAGCAAACTGGACCGGCCCCTGGACCGGGTCGCCGAGGGCGTCGACGTCACCCGCGCCGAGTTCTCCTGGGCGGTCACCCACGAGGGCGCGCTCACCGTCGCCGACATCCTGGACCGGCGCACCCGGATCGGGCTGGTGCCCGCCGACCGGGCCGCCGCCGAACCCGCCGCCGAGGAGGCGCTGGCCGCCTGCGCCGGCTGAGCCCGCCCCTCCCCCATCCGCAACCCACCCGAACCCCGCCGGCGCCCCGCCCGCCCCGCTCACCGCGGGCGGCGCACCGGCCGAAAGGAACCCGACATGAACCGATCCGACACCGCCCCGCACCGCATGCGCTGGTGGGGCTGGGGCGTGGACGGCTTCGACAAGCCGATCACC containing:
- a CDS encoding diacylglycerol kinase, with the protein product MSNYLEDYPVEHVQVSTVALVTNPKAGHGAAAHAAERAMDRFSERGVDVVALQGKSPADARRLIRTVLDDGRIDALAVAGGDGMINLALQEQAGTGVPLGIIPAGTGNDHGREYRLPRNNPEAAADVVADGFAITTDLGRILPIGADGEPDAAQAKWFGTIMCAGFDSLVSDRVNVMKWPHGRNRYNAAIVVEFLNFHALPFRITLDDGTVIDDRITLAAFGNTRSYGGGMKICPAADHADGQLDITVIGKAGRLKAAAVFGKVFKGEHVRQPEVTQYRSPGALVEFFGGEDAMNAYADGDFMAPLPVRVEIAPAAGRYIVPRP
- a CDS encoding glycerol-3-phosphate dehydrogenase/oxidase, translated to MSIPNGNSALDRARRDAEWKELEELVADGGQVDLLVIGAGVTGAGIALDAASRGLDVVLVDRQDIAFGTSRWSSKLAHGGLRYLASGNIGIARRSAKERGILMEVTAPHLVHALPQVVPVLDEFTLANKTLPRVGFVAGDALRIAAGTAASTLPRSRTVGPKEVVELAPTVRTEGLRFGYVNYDGQLVDDARLVVALARTAAACGARVLTHVGAVDATGTAATLADRLGEGGELRLRARNVVNATGVWAGGIDPTIRVRPSRGTHLVFDAALFGNPTGSLTVPVPGALNRFCFVLPAPLGRVYVGLTDEDAPGPIPDEPEPTEAEIDFLLEVINRGLDRKVGRADILGAFAGLRPLIDSGEGDTADLSREHAIIVADNGLISVVGGKLTEYRLMAEQTVDAALARTGQPAAPCWTDRLPLVGAEGEAEPLPGAAPRWLIERYGAEAGAVVAASKLDRPLDRVAEGVDVTRAEFSWAVTHEGALTVADILDRRTRIGLVPADRAAAEPAAEEALAACAG
- a CDS encoding ABC transporter ATP-binding protein, with the protein product MQYLTRILGTARVLWPFYLGIVVCSVGTAAAALVSPFLIRDATDAIVGALGAGGDRAGAARTVVALALGLLAADLVQAVVQNIGGYLGDVMAARMREILATRYFAKLLALPQRYFDDQRTGTMIARLDRSITNVIQFLQAFANTFFPMLLTMAAVLAITAWHWWPLAVLLAVVFPVYVWLTALTSRRWQRLERAKNHEIDHAGGRFAEAVGQIQVVRSFVAELRELRAFAGRYARTVGLTRVQSRWWHGMDATRGAALTLIFFGIHLLLFTRTLGGHFSIGTMVMLIQLTTMAKHPVTMMSYVIDTAQRAVAGSRDYFDVMVLDAEPAADPRLRAAAARDGGGRDAAEAGEDAPAPGRRLEPVPGAPVIEFDAVDFAYEPGTPVLRGVSFTAEADHRVALVGESGGGKSTIVQLLLGFYRPTGGRLRICGRDVTGLPMADLRATVGVVFQDAALFSGTIRENIAYGRPGAGEAEIRAAAERANADGFIRAFAEGYDTVIGERGLKLSGGQRQRIAIARAILKDAPVLILDEATSALDTRAEREVQRGLEELMAGRTTIVIAHRLSTISGVDRVVTLDRGRVDEVGSPAELAGTGGIYAELLRLTASASAEDRRRLSRFGLAPGGEG